The Hymenobacter sp. YIM 151500-1 genomic sequence GGTGGGATACGTTGTAACTACTAAGATGCGCAGAAGCCCGTGCCCCGCCAACCGGCCCGCCAAAATTTCGGCCAGTTGGCGCCCACGCCCGGCTTAATGCGTCATGCCGGGCATAGCCATTTCTGGCATGTGCATGGGCTGCCCGGGTCGCATCGACAGGTCGCCGAACCGGGCCGCCACGTAATAGCCGGCCGCCAACAGCAGCAGGCTGAGGAGGGTAACCAGTGCTTTGCGCCCGGCCGATACATAGTCATCTCCCGTGGGGCGCATGCTGGGCATGGCGTGCCCGGCGTGCGCAGTGGTGTCCATCGCGGGCGTAGCGGGCGGCATTCCGTTCATCATCATCCCGGCGTAGCCGTGCTCCGCTACGGTGGGGCTGCCGCCCTTGCCCAACGCCCGCTCGGTGCCCATGCCGTGCTTGAGCTTGTGCTTCACCAGCCACCAGTTGATGGGGTAGGCAACGACCACGCCCACGAGCGTAGCGGCCGACATGGCCGCCCAGAACCAGGGAGACGTGGCCTCCATGGCCCGCATGTCGCGCGTCATCAGGATGACCATGGTAGGCAGCATGCCGGCCATCATGGCGTTCATCGACATCCATTCCGGCAGGAAGGAGCTACGCAGGGCCTGCCCGTAGCTCATGTTCATCATGTCCTTCATAAACAGCGCCTGGAAGATGAACAGTCCGAACGCAAACCCAGCGGCGTATTCAACCCAGATGTCGGTGCCCATGCTTAAGCCGAAATAGCCGGTGATGGCCGCGGCCACGATAATGCCGGTCGCGTCGCCGGCGGCGCAGTGAATCGTCGAGCCCACGGCCTGCTTCCAGAGTGGGGCCACAAACTGCTCGTGGGTGCCCGGAGCGGGCTCGCGGCACGAAAACCAGTAGACCAGCAGCCCAACCGGCCCGGTGTAAAGCGTGACCAGTACCCAACCCCACTTCATCACTTTCATCTCCGGGGTACTGGTAAACAGGTCCCAGGCCACATAGGCGACAGATAACAGGGTGAGGCCGAACCAACCCCACAAAAGCCATTCGGGTGCCCAGGGTGTAGCGTGCATGGGAGACATAAACGGAAGTCAAAAGGCGATGATAAAATGCTGGAAACAGGCAGGGCGGCCCATAGGGCCGCCCTGCTTACCGTGCTGTTACGGGGCAGCACTAGTATTTCTTGTGGGCCAGTAGCCAGGCCTGCAAGTCCTTTATTTCCATTTCCTGGTCGTCAATAATGTTGTGCGCCAGGGTTTTCATGGTTGCGGTGCGCCCGTATTCCAGTTCGGCCTGGGAATTCTCGATGGCGCTACGGTGGTGGTCGACCATGAGCTGCGCGAAATCAAAGTCGATGTCGCCGGTGAGCGGCCGCAGGTCATTGGCCTGCATCATGCGCTGCATGCTTTCCATCTGCTTCGCGTTGAACTCCG encodes the following:
- a CDS encoding DUF4396 domain-containing protein is translated as MAWDLFTSTPEMKVMKWGWVLVTLYTGPVGLLVYWFSCREPAPGTHEQFVAPLWKQAVGSTIHCAAGDATGIIVAAAITGYFGLSMGTDIWVEYAAGFAFGLFIFQALFMKDMMNMSYGQALRSSFLPEWMSMNAMMAGMLPTMVILMTRDMRAMEATSPWFWAAMSAATLVGVVVAYPINWWLVKHKLKHGMGTERALGKGGSPTVAEHGYAGMMMNGMPPATPAMDTTAHAGHAMPSMRPTGDDYVSAGRKALVTLLSLLLLAAGYYVAARFGDLSMRPGQPMHMPEMAMPGMTH